The genomic interval tccctctccctgtttctctcgttccgatgtctctgtttcctctccgctttctctcttcccctttatctgtctctctgcttctcagtTCCCTTCTCGTCCCCCTTCTATCCTTTTCCTTGCTTCTGTCAtgctcgtctccttttctcgttccccgtcttctctcctctcttgtttcttatctctttttcgtcggCCCTGTTTCAAAGGCctcttcctcatctctctccttcgcgtctgACTCGAGACCCTGTACCTGAAGGCTGGATGGTCGGGAGGGAAGATGCGGGTGCTCCACCGAATGATCTCTTGTTCGAGAGCGTGACGAATTCGCGCCGTCACcatcgtttcttctgcgtcttccagGTCTGCATCTGCCGCATCTGCCGCGCGCTCCGgctgtcgcgtcttctctccgacgAGGCCGCGCCATCTCGCCGCTGCGCCGCTCGAattctcccgcgtctccatGTCGGCGAAGGCCACCGGGTCACGCACGAACAGCGTATTCTCATCGAGGATCTCCAGAACGCGACTCGCCAGCCAGTTCTCCGATGCCTCCCGTCTCGCCTGCTCCCGTCGGTCCTCTGGTTCTCTTGTCGCAgactcgcgttctcttcgcCCAGACGCATGTCCGCATCTTCTCGCACCCGctctctcggcctcttcCCGCGCGCGTCGCTGCCTGCCCTCACGTTCTTCACCCTCGCGTCGTCTGGCGATCCAGTCGCCGCAGCCTTCGATCGTCTGCAGGAGGGCAGGGACGAGCGCAGGCAGCGACGCACTGCTTCTCCGTGCAGCGCCTCGCCCCCCCTTCAACGCGGGAACCTCTCCAGAGACGCGCGCCGCTTCTCCCCACAACTTCTCGCTCTGGGCGCAGtcgcgaagcagaaggaaaacaagagacgaaagagacaacaCTCCGTCgtggaggaaggcgaaccGCACGGCAGACGCgctggacagagaggagTCGAAAGGCAAGTCCACCGAGTCTGTGCCCGCCTCGAGAGTCTCAGCGCTCCGACCTCCATACCAACGACGAGTAGAATCCcccaaagaagaagaagaaaaagaagacgagcaagaagaagagagaggataAGCCGGAGCGACTCGTGTGAGCGTAGCGAGGATTTCgagagtgagaagaagaaggtcaTTTCGTTCCTTCACTTGTGCCGCCTCCGCGGCCGCCGCCGTTGCGCTGGGGGCGACGCCCGGGTTGGTGGCGAgggccgaggagacacttggagACAGCTCTGTGTGGAGCGACTGAGGatcgcctttctccctcgctttATGCCAGTGAGAGACAGTGTCGCGGACGTAGCAGgtgaggagcgagagaagcgcctgAAGGAGCGCGCATGCGCGTTTCTCAGTCGCGGGTGAGAGAGGCCGCAGCCTCCTGTCTTCGTGCTTCAGCAGCGAGGTCTGAAGATGAGGACGGTCGTCGCTACTCACCTCTCCCTTGTCTGTGAAGCTTCGAGctcttccctcctcctctccgccTTGCTCATCTTTTCGAAACTCCTCCGAATTCTGTTCGTccgctccttcctctccgaagtctccttctccctccagTGAAGACGCCCCGCTGTGTGCCTCCTCCGAAAACCAAGCCTGTCTCTGGACGCACGACAGCAACAACTGCAACGCCTTCACTTTCACCTCCGGACGACAAGCACtccaggaagcagaagaagcggacgaagaggaagaagaggaagaagatgaagagaggagaggagggaggagaactTGCATGGTGACAGAGAGGACATGTTTCCAGTAGAGGAGTGAAGCGGCTTCTCGCGTGCTGgagaggaactggagaacTTTTGCGTGGAGTTTCGCAGGCGGCGGGGGGCGAGACGActccgagaagagacactctgGTTTCGGACTCGAAGAAGACTCACAAGAGCCGGGCAAGATCGGCTGCGAGGAAATCAAAttgaaaaggaagaacaacAGCACTGAGTCCCCCCGGTCGACGGAGACGCCCAGCCGAGCGattgctgtctctgcggggGAAGCGAGAACGTCGAATGGGAGGCAAGACGCGACGAGGAGCGGCGCAAGCATGATCGCTGGcacggcgcatgcaggtggtTGTGCGCCGAGTTGTCCAGGAGAAACGCCGGATTTCGCCCATTCTCCAAGTGTCGCTTCGgcctcctctcgctgctgcGCTTCCTGCCGCTGCGCTTcctgccgctgctgctccaCTACGTGAAGAGGCGCGAAGCGAGTCACCTCGATCATGAATCGGACCAAAtgcgtctgcagagacaacaTCTCTTCGCGCGACTTGCCGCGAAGACGCTGCATCCACGCCTCGGCTGCGTCTGAAGACACACCTGAAACCCTTGCACAGGCAGCCGAGACCGTCGCGGAAGCCGGTGGAGAGGAGGACGGAAGGGAAGCGAGCGTCTGCGGGAGGctgggaggaagaagaagaaactcgacagATGCGTGGACAAAGGCCTGAGTGGCAGGGGGCGTcttcgaggaagaggaagaagctgccCCGGCGAGAATCTTGGAAAGGCATTCGAATGTGACGCCTTTCACCTCTTTGTTCGCGGCGAGAGCCTTGGCCTTTTCCTTCAAACTCGATAACGTTTCTGCGTTGCATATACACTCGCAGAACAGCACGAAAGCAGCTGCGTATGTGtgcgggaagaagagaggcaagcCGACGAGCAGCGCCTCTGCAGCTTTcagcttctcctcgacgcTGGCGCGCGCAACGgccaaagaaagaaacagaagcaggACGTTCTTCATCACCGTCGCATTCGGTCCCGGCGTCTGacgtctctgcgcctccagcCATGTGTCAACCAGGcccgagagaggcaggcgcaTCGACGACGTCCCTCGCAAGCGGTGCAGGCAGTGGTTCACGATTTCGATGAcctggcgaggagacaaggaaggcagaaaggcTCGAGTGCAGCGGGCGAccggcggagacacagagacaaaacCACAGGCTGcacgacgagaagaaggaagaggggaggaacggagaggcgaACGTATCGCAGATCCACAGGTTCCCAAGGAGCTACAGCTTGAGGCGGGAGAGGCCatccgagagaagaaagaagggaggagaagtAGTTAGGACTCGACTcggagcgaaagagaaaacgagacgcggagagagcgaggagggcGCAGACAGCTCTacaaaagagaacgaagaaggtAACGCAGGCAGAGCACGtagcgagaggcagagacagaggagaggaaaagcaaaTGAGTGAGAAcgagagcagaaaacgaagcagaaaaagagaggaaagaaagagaggaaaggaagagaggaaccgaggaagaagacttcACCTTTGGAAGGAGCTGCGCGGGACAGCTGGCCATCTCTCGGAAGGCGATGGGGAGAAGCTTGTCGAGGACAGCCGGAAGGCGGTCGTCATTGCAGAGAGTCAGGCGAAGCAGAGTGTTCTCGtactccttcttcttcttctccatctcggCTATCCCCGACGCAGCGTTCGGCGCTTCCCCGGAAGCGGAGCTCGCGGGCGCGGCGCTCATggtgagaaaaaagcagagggCGCTCCGAaggtcgaaggagagagaaactgggaggcagaagaacgcCAGGAAGAACGCGCGACAAACAACAGACTCGGGACCAGAAAGGGGGGATGCACGCGGAGAGAATGGAGCGGAAAGCGCGCgaaaaacgggagagaaaaagaacaagacgcggaagaagaagatgcggaAGAAACGTGAGGAGAACCAGcagacgagggaagagaaggaaggagacgagggtgaagacgaggaaggaaaaaagctGTAGAAGCAGAGCCGAGAATTCAAATGTGTCTTGGTGGCGTCCTAGATGTTGTCTCGCGAGGGCAAAATAAAAAAAGAGTagggaaaaacgagacaaacTGCAGCACCTACACAGCCGAACCTTCCTTCCCTGTTGTCTTCCACATTTTTAAGTTTTCTTGTTCCTTTCGTCGTTGCGTTTaccgtttctctccgttttcttcgcgtgATCCTCCTGTGtcggcctcctctctctgctgtgtcCTGTGAAACagcctccctcgtcttcggGAGGGCGGCCgctggaaaaaaaagagccGTCAGGTGTATCaggtggaggagaagaaaccgagaaagaaggagaggagaaaagcagaatgatagacagaaagacgaaaagggaggaagtggaaaggaagaaggaaaattCGTCCGCGCCGAAGACAGCTGAGTCGCAGCAGCACGGCGCCGGTGAGCAAAGTCGCACAGCTTCTTCTGCGATGCTTCGTCCTCGCATGTGCGAAAAAATGTCAAAAAAATCAGCTCGTTAATCTCAAAAAAATTGAAAAAAATTGAAAAAAAGTGataaaaaaagaaacgcatcCGAATATCGCGCTCTCTCCAGCTGTTGTTTAAAAGGGGTGGTCGAAGCAGAGCactgcgtttctccacgTCTCCCATGagctcctcctcttctctgccaaCTTCGAGAAAACATcccgtcctcttctctcttttcctgaaATTCCTCTTTCTCCAATCCCCGTCTAGAGAACAGGAAAGCTCCGTCTCCCTCATGTCTTCCGTCTTCCATTCTCtcatctctcctctctctctccacctcccTCCGTGAGGCGTCGACGCGCTCCTCTACGGCAGTGCAGAACTGAGGaaggcgcctctcttctATTCTCTGAAGAGCGCTGGTTTGAGCAAGTTGAACTGAAAGTCCGTCTCTGGCATCTTATTGCAGTGCTCACAAAAACCACGTTATACGCAACcctagagagagagagagagacttcgTTCGACAGCATAAgcatagacatatatatacatatatatatatatatatatatatgtatatatatatattgatgggaggaggaggagatACAAGAAGGAGTGCGGGgcacagaagacgcgagaaagaaggaagctggCGAAGGACGCGATGGAGAAAGCAGGACGAGAAATCTGTGGCGGCTGCTTGCGGCCTGCGTCCGTCTGCTACTGCGCATGCTTGCCGAACCCCCCGCTGAGTTTTTCTGCGGACTTTTCTGAAGTCGTGAAGGGTCTCgtggtgtacgtacacccgcTGGAAGTGAAGCGGAAGATGGGATCTCTTCCCCTGCTCACGCGTTCTGTCACTCCCGTCCACGTTTTCTGTCGAAGAAAGCCTGGAAGTATTAAGTTGCAGAGATCAGCTCGTCCTCCGCATTTCCttcgagacagagaagctccGCCGCAAAAAAAGAGTGTACGAGGTCAAGAGTTGCCCTCTCGTCCATCGTCACTTGcgtcctcttcatcttcgtcttcttcatccgtGTCGAGTTGTCATCTTTCTTCagcatcttcttcctcttcctgtccgtttccctctctcgactctcaagcttcctctgcctcttggGTGTACGATGAGGACGTGAGCGTCTTGGAAGGCGGCTGCTGCACGAAGCCGTTCCTgcctcggcctctctcttctccggtgCCTcactcgtcttcttctcttcctcttcctgcgtctccgccgtctgAGGGAGAGTCCAACAACTTGCTGCTGTTGTTTCCGACGCCCTGGAGTTTCGAACTGGGCGCAGGAGCTCTCCCACTGAAGCTGCCGGTGACGCTCCTCTGTCTGGACGGCACTtggaaggaggcgaaggagatgCTCCGCGCTGCGCCTTGGCTCGAAGACATTCCTGCCGTGAGACTCCCGGCGCCGCCTccagaaaacgacgaaagacgaggaaaagaagatcGAAGtgggaacgaagaaagaaaagaaagaaaagaaggagaaggaagagatggACAGATCAACTCGAGGACAGAGCCTTCTAAGCACcaggaggagaggggagaggcaACGGACATCTGGGGAGCCTACGGCTTCGTGCGAACGCCCTCTCGGAAAGTCGCAGACGAAgggggtgtatgtacagccgAAGCGGTGGCGCGAAGTCTCGCTTTGATTGCTCGCTGGAGCAGAGCAcacagcagcgagagagcgaagaactTCGACAAGGTGCTTCTGAACCTTTTAGCGTTCgtcgcgaggagacaaatcCAGTgcaaggaggcgaaggacgcgGGCGACAAGGCGCAGAAggaggaacgcagagagtAGAGGCAGACAGTGGAATCGCCAGGTTCGAGGACCGACCTCTGcgctgcgtgtgtgtgtacacccGGACAGATGGCCAGGGAGGCGTCCGTCAACAGTGAAGAGTTGGAGAGGTTCCAACGacgcgtctcgcctcttcacACGAAGGTGGCTGGAAGGCGCTGTGCGCAAACAGAGCGTTTCTGCAATGAAGCAGCTTTTCGGCAGACACGAACATCGGTGGAACGCTGAGAGTCGCCGCTTCGAGCTGATCTCCCCATGTCAGAGGGGAACGCGACTGCGCGAACGCTCTGGCCTCCGTTCCACGGACCTTGCTGTCGGTCCACCACCTCGTCCACGTCATCTGATGTGCATTTCTTCGCATGCAAACAGCTGGGAGTGtgtatgcgtgtgtgtcGGCTGCAACGTTGGTGCTTGTCACTGGCGGAGCGTGAGGCGTCGGCGCGAGCAGAGAACAGTggcagaaaacgagcagggagaagagcgggagagagaagcgcgaggaaaacgcgaagaggaagtgCAGGCGATACAGGTGGGGAAGTGGAGGCGGTAACGCAGTGTCGGCGAAGACCAGCCTCGTGAGCCTGTTgcgagacacaggagactTGGATGTCGACGGCACATTGATAAGAGACGAACTTCGAGGGACAGTGAGGTGACCTGCAGGTTGcaagcggagaaggagacgacggagagcgaagaattcaagagcgaagaattcaagagcgaagaattcaagaggggagaaacgggagaacggagaaacgggagaacggagaaacgggagaacgaagaaacgggagaacggagaagcgaaCCCCTTCCAAAGAGACATCAGCGACCAGCTCTGTTGGATGCGCACTctgcgtcgtttcctctctacTCAGTTTCTTT from Toxoplasma gondii ME49 chromosome VIIa, whole genome shotgun sequence carries:
- a CDS encoding hypothetical protein (encoded by transcript TGME49_280530); protein product: MEKAGREICGGCLRPASVCYCACLPNPPLSFSADFSEVVKGLVVYVHPLEVKRKMGSLPLLTRSVTPVHVFCRRKPGSIKLQRSARPPHFLRDREAPPQKKSVRGQELPSRPSSLASSSSSSSSSVSSCHLSSASSSSSCPFPSLDSQASSASWVYDEDVSVLEGGCCTKPFLPRPLSSPVPHSSSSLPLPASPPSEGESNNLLLLFPTPWSFELGAGALPLKLPVTLLCLDGTWKEAKEMLRAAPWLEDIPAVRLPAPPPENDERRGKEDRSGNEERKERKEGEGRDGQINSRTEPSKHQEERGEATDIWGAYGFVRTPSRKVADEGGVCTAEAVARSLALIARWSRAHSSERAKNFDKVLLNLLAFVARRQIQCKEAKDAGDKAQKEERRE